In a genomic window of Papilio machaon chromosome 4, ilPapMach1.1, whole genome shotgun sequence:
- the LOC106718979 gene encoding D-glucuronyl C5-epimerase B, whose amino-acid sequence MMLVRINMRTALAALCIAVLLIIVFWSRCGEFSHRPIASVLSYGVLERVADTSGVGGQEIECVINGEYSVACRRDRDQVYLPFSFIHKYFEVYGKITSTDGVDRFEWSHSYSKIYHPKKKYDPRGTFTTFENYNVEVRERVKCISGIEGVPVSTQWEPRGFYYPTQIAQFGLAHYSKNVTEPEPRVRIIDDGDKVLENWIVSKDATISREYDQEMKSKVLKFSTSDHVSSQVWLKVNISQDFVLSLDVRFKPNSSMTVVLQNKDKKETVYLHYVTSNQLIYAQEDHIYHGIGTEVKWRRITRDLIIDMQKGWALQDRPKRKSPRNKFRICSVMLSGAGAVCGVRVSSSEHMAHFFAAADWLASGQRARGGWPVLARRHVGSTVPDLKPGWLSAMSQGHAISVLSRAYHRSGRVRYLRAAQRALLPLDVHSRDGGVKALWMDKYVWYEEYPTTPPLFVLNGFIYTLLGLYDLHVIEGENSISLAKKMFDDGMTSLKTLLPLFDTGSGSFYDLRHFTLGVSPNLARWDYHATHVNQLYLLAGLDPDPILIDTAKRWEGYMQGKRAAHN is encoded by the exons ATGATGCTGGTGCGGATCAACATGCGCACAGCGTTGGCTGCGCTGTGCATTGCAGTCCTTCTCATTATTGTCTTTTGGAGCCGCTGCGGGGAGTTCTCGCATAGACCAA TAGCCTCAGTGTTGTCTTATGGTGTCTTGGAGCGAGTAGCTGACACGAGCGGGGTTGGGGGGCAGGAGATCGAGTGCGTCATCAACGGCGAGTACTCTGTGGCGTGCCGTCGCGACAGGGACCAGGTCTACCTGCCCTTCTCCTTCATACACAAGTACTTTGAG GTTTATGGCAAGATAACATCGACGGATGGCGTGGACAGGTTTGAATGGTCCCACAGCTATAGTAAGATTTACCATCCGAAAAAAAAGTATGACCCACGAGGAACATTCACCACGTTTGAGAACTACAATGTCGAAGTGCGAGAGCGAGTCAAATGTATTAGTGGTATAGAAGGTGTCCCGGTGTCTACCCAGTGGGAACCACGTGGGTTTTATTATCCCACTCAAATAGCCCAGTTTGGTTTAGCAcattatagtaaaaatgtCACCGAACCCGAGCCTAGGGTGAGGATCATAGATGATGGAGATAAAGTCTTGGAAAACTGGATCGTTAGTAAAGATGCGACAATTTCGAGGGAATATGATCAGGAGATGAAGTCTAAAGTGCTGAAGTTCTCCACCTCTGACCATGTATCCAGTCAGGTGTGGTTGAAAGTGAACATCAGTCAGGATTTTGTGCTCAGTTTGGATGTGCGGTTCAAACCGAATTCATCTATGACTGTGGTGCTGCAGAATAAAGACAAAAAGGAAACTGTTTATCTGCATTATGTTACTAGTAATCAGTTAATATATGCTCAG GAGGACCACATTTATCACGGCATCGGCACAGAAGTAAAATGGCGACGAATAACTCGCGACCTGATCATCGATATGCAAAAAGGCTGGGCCTTGCAAGATCGACCCAAGAGGAAATCGCCCAGGAATAAGTTTAGG ATATGTAGTGTGATGCTGAGCGGCGCGGGAGCAGTGTGCGGGGTGCGGGTGTCGAGCAGCGAGCACATGGCGCACTTCTTCGCGGCTGCGGACTGGCTGGCGAGCGGGCAGCGCGCGCGCGGCGGCTGGCCCGTGCTCGCACGTCGCCATGTTGGCTCCACAGTGCCCGACCTCAAGCCCGGATG GTTGTCGGCGATGAGTCAGGGTCACGCGATCTCTGTACTGTCGCGTGCGTACCACCGCAGCGGGCGAGTGCGCTATCTGCGAGCCGCACAGCGCGCGCTGCTGCCGCTCGATGTACACAGCCGGGATGGCGGCGTCAAGGCATTGTGGATGGACAAATACGTCTG GTACGAGGAATATCCGACCACACCACCTCTGTTCGTGCTCAACGGCTTCATCTACACGCTGCTTGGCCTCTACGATCTGCACGTCATCGAGGGTGAGAACTCTATATCCTTAGCTAAGAAGATGTTCGACGACGGCATGACCTCCCTCAAGACGTTACTGCCGCTCTTCGACACCGGCAGCGGCAGCTTCTACGACCTTCGCCACTTCACTCTCGGAGTGAGTCCCAACCTCGCCCGCTGGGACTACCACGCCACTCATGTCAACCAACTGTACCTCCTCGCCGGCCTGGACCCTGACCCCATACTGATAGACACGGCCAAGAGGTGGGAAGGTTACATGCaaggcaaacgagcggcgcaCAATTGA